The following proteins come from a genomic window of Methanothermobacter thermautotrophicus:
- the galU gene encoding UTP--glucose-1-phosphate uridylyltransferase GalU, with translation MKAVIPAAGLGTRFLPATKAQPKEMLPVFDKPTIQYVVEEAVASGIDDILIITGKGKRSIEDHFDRSFELEYFLRKNNKMDYLDEVEAISDLADIYFVRQKEQKGLGDAIYCARKHIDGEDAFAVLLGDTITSSGVPCTRQLMDIYDRYGASAIAVEEVPRDKVERYGIIDGKEVSEGIYSIRDMVEKPPVNEAPSNLAIMGRYVLESEIFDHIREVPPGFGGEIQLTDAMRCLEEAYGCLFRGKTYDIGNRVDWLKTSLEFAMKDDEIRSELIEYMRDLINGYI, from the coding sequence ATGAAGGCAGTTATACCAGCAGCTGGCCTTGGGACCCGTTTTCTGCCTGCAACCAAGGCACAGCCCAAGGAGATGTTACCGGTCTTTGACAAACCAACAATACAGTACGTTGTTGAGGAGGCAGTGGCCTCAGGCATAGATGATATACTGATAATAACAGGTAAGGGTAAGAGGTCAATCGAGGACCACTTTGACCGTTCCTTTGAACTCGAATACTTCCTGAGGAAGAACAACAAGATGGATTACCTTGACGAGGTTGAGGCCATCTCAGACCTTGCCGACATCTACTTCGTGAGGCAGAAGGAACAGAAGGGCCTCGGGGATGCAATATACTGTGCAAGGAAACACATAGACGGAGAGGACGCCTTCGCTGTTCTACTGGGGGATACCATAACCTCATCAGGGGTCCCATGCACGCGCCAGTTAATGGATATCTATGATAGGTACGGGGCATCTGCAATTGCGGTGGAGGAGGTCCCCAGGGATAAGGTGGAGCGATACGGTATCATAGATGGCAAGGAGGTCTCAGAGGGAATCTACAGCATAAGGGATATGGTTGAGAAGCCACCTGTAAATGAGGCGCCTTCAAACCTTGCCATAATGGGCAGGTACGTCCTTGAGAGTGAAATATTCGACCACATAAGGGAGGTTCCACCAGGATTTGGTGGTGAGATACAGCTCACAGATGCCATGAGGTGCCTTGAAGAGGCCTATGGCTGCCTTTTCAGGGGAAAGACCTATGATATTGGTAACAGGGTGGACTGGCTTAAAACATCCCTGGAATTTGCGATGAAGGATGATGAAATAAGGTCTGAGCTCATTGAATATATGAGGGATCTCATAAATGGATACATTTAA
- a CDS encoding DUF167 domain-containing protein, which produces MDCLREVGEDLLVNIEVSPASGKFGVSSYNEWRKRIEVKIRSPPQKGKANREIIREFSETFGRDVEIVSGQKSRQKTIRIQGMGRDLFLKLVSEKFGLEIP; this is translated from the coding sequence ATGGACTGTCTTAGGGAGGTGGGTGAGGACCTCCTTGTGAACATTGAGGTATCACCTGCATCGGGAAAATTTGGGGTCTCATCCTACAATGAATGGAGGAAGAGGATTGAGGTTAAGATCCGTTCACCACCCCAGAAGGGGAAGGCAAACAGGGAGATAATAAGGGAATTCTCAGAGACATTTGGAAGGGATGTTGAGATAGTGTCGGGGCAGAAGAGCCGTCAGAAGACAATCAGGATTCAGGGCATGGGAAGGGATCTCTTCCTGAAGCTGGTCTCAGAAAAATTTGGCCTTGAGATTCCATGA
- a CDS encoding DUF371 domain-containing protein yields MRYTLRARGHPNVTAGHRTTFEVTVDPEIGETADCIIGVSSSDSISTLPDEMKRAIAGESSRVRVILRTENGYDEIRGYGHPELTLDHPADIVCRKSDYICSRTLMIQADKAACDLDENLIKDLREGRELTVEIIVEY; encoded by the coding sequence TTGAGATATACTCTGAGGGCAAGGGGACATCCCAATGTCACAGCAGGCCACAGGACAACCTTTGAGGTCACTGTGGACCCGGAGATAGGTGAAACAGCAGACTGCATAATAGGTGTTTCATCATCTGATTCCATATCAACACTCCCCGATGAGATGAAGAGGGCCATAGCAGGGGAATCATCACGGGTCAGGGTGATACTGCGGACAGAGAATGGTTATGATGAGATAAGGGGTTACGGACACCCTGAACTTACCCTTGACCATCCGGCGGACATAGTGTGCAGGAAGAGTGATTACATCTGCAGCAGGACACTGATGATACAGGCTGATAAGGCTGCATGTGACCTTGATGAGAATCTCATAAAGGATCTGAGGGAGGGCAGGGAACTCACTGTTGAGATAATAGTCGAATATTAA
- a CDS encoding DUF123 domain-containing protein: MKGTYCLIIKCRGTERRIGSLGTISFPPGFYVYVGSGFSSLEARIKRHLSSEKKRRWHIDHFLEDAEVECVLYTTDERRLECEVSEKLHGDRSIDKFGCSDCRCTSHLHHFKDKNEALETVERAFRELGAEVHEWKI, from the coding sequence ATGAAGGGAACCTACTGCCTCATAATAAAGTGCAGAGGAACTGAAAGGAGGATTGGAAGTCTTGGAACCATAAGCTTCCCTCCAGGATTCTATGTATACGTTGGTTCAGGATTCAGCTCCCTCGAGGCAAGAATAAAAAGACACCTCAGCTCTGAGAAAAAGAGGAGGTGGCATATAGACCACTTCCTTGAAGATGCGGAGGTTGAATGTGTCCTCTACACAACAGACGAAAGAAGACTAGAATGTGAAGTTTCAGAGAAGCTCCATGGAGACAGATCCATTGATAAATTCGGCTGTTCAGACTGCAGGTGCACCTCCCACCTGCACCACTTTAAAGATAAAAATGAAGCCCTTGAAACTGTGGAGAGAGCCTTCAGGGAACTGGGAGCTGAGGTCCATGAATGGAAGATCTGA
- the cfbC gene encoding Ni-sirohydrochlorin a,c-diamide reductive cyclase ATP-dependent reductase subunit — protein sequence MKRIAIYGKGGIGKSTIVSNMAAAYSSDHSVLVIGCDPKADTTRTLYGERLPAVLDVLKEKRNPEVSEVIHKGFGGVRCVESGGPEPGVGCAGRGVIVAMNLLERLGVFREDIDVIIYDVLGDVVCGGFAVPLREDFADEVYIVTSGEYMSLYAANNIARGIRKLKGKLGGVICNCRGIRDEVEIVSEFASRIGSRMIGAVPRSQLVQESELEARTVIERFPESEQASVYRKLAEDIYRNTEFTVPEPMDQEEFEEFFRKFRVEGTEGAS from the coding sequence ATGAAGAGGATAGCCATCTATGGTAAGGGCGGTATAGGTAAATCCACCATCGTCTCAAACATGGCCGCAGCATACTCATCGGACCACAGTGTCCTTGTGATAGGCTGCGACCCCAAGGCAGATACCACAAGGACCCTCTACGGTGAGAGGCTCCCTGCAGTTCTGGATGTCCTGAAGGAGAAGAGGAACCCCGAAGTTTCTGAGGTAATACACAAAGGATTTGGTGGTGTAAGGTGCGTTGAATCAGGTGGCCCTGAACCCGGTGTCGGGTGTGCAGGGAGGGGAGTTATCGTTGCAATGAACCTCCTTGAGAGACTGGGAGTATTCAGGGAGGACATTGATGTCATAATCTATGATGTCCTTGGTGACGTTGTTTGCGGCGGCTTCGCAGTTCCCCTGAGGGAGGACTTTGCAGATGAGGTCTACATAGTCACGTCAGGGGAGTACATGTCCCTTTACGCAGCCAACAACATTGCAAGGGGCATAAGGAAGCTCAAGGGTAAACTTGGAGGCGTCATATGTAACTGCAGGGGCATCAGGGATGAGGTTGAAATCGTATCTGAATTCGCATCAAGGATAGGTTCAAGGATGATTGGTGCTGTCCCCAGAAGCCAACTTGTCCAGGAGAGTGAACTTGAGGCCAGGACTGTCATAGAACGGTTCCCTGAGTCTGAACAGGCCTCTGTTTACAGAAAGCTTGCGGAGGATATCTACAGGAACACAGAATTCACGGTACCCGAGCCAATGGATCAGGAGGAGTTTGAGGAATTCTTCAGAAAATTTAGGGTTGAGGGTACTGAAGGTGCTTCCTGA
- a CDS encoding CBS domain-containing protein — translation MIRVKDAMQSHVITVRKNSRIHDAARILRENRISGAPVVDDDGNLVGIISEGDIMRLIEVHSPSLNLLMPSPLDLLELPLRMKHEYDEIARGIRKAAVMLVEEIMTPKVVTVPPDASVSDAAELMERHDIKRLPVVDEDGRLVGIITRGDIIGAFVK, via the coding sequence ATGATAAGGGTAAAGGATGCAATGCAGAGCCATGTTATAACCGTTAGGAAAAACAGCAGGATCCATGATGCAGCAAGGATACTCAGGGAGAACAGGATAAGCGGTGCCCCGGTTGTGGACGATGACGGGAACCTTGTGGGTATTATCAGTGAGGGGGATATAATGAGGCTCATAGAGGTCCACTCCCCCAGCCTTAACCTCCTCATGCCCTCCCCACTGGACCTCCTTGAGCTCCCCCTGCGCATGAAGCACGAGTATGATGAGATAGCGAGGGGTATAAGGAAGGCGGCGGTCATGCTTGTGGAGGAGATAATGACACCTAAGGTTGTAACCGTGCCCCCGGACGCCTCGGTCTCAGATGCGGCTGAGCTCATGGAGAGGCATGACATCAAGAGGCTCCCGGTTGTTGATGAGGATGGCAGACTGGTGGGGATCATAACAAGGGGCGACATAATAGGGGCCTTTGTGAAGTGA
- a CDS encoding peptidase U32 family protein — translation MPELLSPAGDFSSLMAALRSGADAVYIGLEGCNMRARADNFTINEVREAVERAHDHGSRLYVCTNTALRDDDVERLRVIFPELHSAGVDAVIASDLAAVDLAAECGLDVHVSVQANITNTRTLTILRDMGVSRAILSRELSLREIAGIASASPVEVEVFVHGALCTAISGRCYLSSHLYGRSANCGDCLQPCRKRWKLVSDDGEFHLEVSASEAIRSYLLSPADLCMIEHIPELVDAGVHALKIEGRGRPADYVATVTGVYREALDRYLRGEWRFEERWLRELRKVFNRGFSTGFYFNEPETGSSGNISEYIKEDIGEVVNYYRKAGAARIRLWRPLEVGDEIIIQGKTTGALIQRVESLQIDGESVEMAEGGDVGLLVEERVRPGDLVYRRVKRVDS, via the coding sequence ATGCCTGAACTCCTATCACCTGCCGGAGACTTTTCATCCCTCATGGCAGCCCTCAGGTCAGGGGCGGACGCCGTCTACATTGGACTGGAGGGCTGCAACATGAGGGCCAGGGCAGATAATTTCACAATAAATGAGGTGAGAGAGGCTGTGGAGAGGGCCCACGACCACGGCTCCAGGCTGTATGTCTGCACCAACACGGCCCTCAGGGATGATGATGTTGAGAGGCTCAGGGTGATCTTCCCGGAACTCCACTCCGCAGGTGTTGATGCTGTTATAGCCTCTGACCTTGCAGCCGTGGACCTTGCAGCTGAGTGCGGGCTGGATGTCCATGTAAGTGTACAGGCAAACATTACAAACACCAGGACACTCACCATACTCAGGGATATGGGTGTATCGAGGGCCATACTCTCAAGGGAACTCTCCCTCAGGGAGATTGCAGGGATCGCCTCAGCTTCACCTGTTGAGGTTGAGGTCTTTGTTCACGGGGCCCTCTGCACCGCCATATCAGGGAGGTGCTACCTCAGTTCCCACCTCTATGGCAGGAGTGCAAACTGTGGAGACTGCCTGCAGCCCTGCAGGAAGAGGTGGAAGCTGGTGTCTGATGACGGTGAGTTCCACCTTGAGGTGTCAGCTTCAGAGGCTATAAGGAGCTACCTCCTGAGTCCAGCTGACCTCTGCATGATTGAGCACATACCCGAACTTGTTGATGCAGGTGTCCATGCACTTAAAATTGAGGGCCGCGGCCGCCCCGCAGATTATGTTGCAACGGTGACAGGCGTCTACAGGGAGGCCCTGGACAGATACCTGAGGGGCGAGTGGAGATTTGAGGAGCGCTGGCTAAGGGAACTTCGAAAGGTCTTCAACAGGGGCTTCAGCACAGGGTTCTACTTCAATGAACCTGAGACAGGTAGCAGTGGAAACATATCTGAATACATAAAGGAGGACATTGGGGAGGTAGTTAATTACTACAGGAAGGCCGGTGCAGCAAGGATACGGCTTTGGAGGCCCCTGGAGGTGGGTGATGAAATTATAATACAGGGAAAAACCACAGGGGCCCTCATACAGCGTGTCGAGTCACTCCAGATAGATGGGGAATCTGTGGAGATGGCTGAAGGTGGGGATGTTGGTCTGCTTGTTGAGGAGAGGGTCCGTCCAGGGGATCTTGTCTACAGAAGGGTTAAGAGGGTTGATTCCTGA
- the purF gene encoding amidophosphoribosyltransferase, with protein sequence MRDKCGIVGIYSQDKDTSVASQIYYALYALQHRGQESAGISTFNGSEVLTHRGMGLVCDVFNPDKLKELEGNVGIGHVRYSTTGESRIENSQPFWSEFQGGKIAIAHNGDIINSMELREELEEEGHSFVSTTDSEVICHLLSREYDEKPNMIYAIKKVSEQLVGSYSLVVLLNQDLYVVRDPVGIKPLAFARKGSTQIVASETVAFDVIGAEHVRDVQPGEILHLNRGKSYWVANAPNTRRAHCMFEYVYFARPDSVIDGRNVYRVRLNIGEALYREHPANADVVVPVPDSSIPAAIGYSRASGIPYGEGLIKNRYVGRTFIMPTQEERETAVKLKMNPIRSELEGKRIVLIDDSIVRGTTSRALIDIIRDAGAEEIHLRIGCPPIKSPCYYGIAMATRKELIASSRNVEEIRRIIGVDSLGYLSIESLVECIGIKKGFLCTGCLDGDYPTPLPSDISEYEAMRSCSR encoded by the coding sequence GTGAGAGATAAATGTGGTATTGTAGGGATTTACTCACAGGATAAGGATACCAGCGTGGCCTCCCAGATATACTATGCACTGTACGCGCTGCAGCACAGGGGACAGGAGTCTGCAGGGATCTCAACATTTAATGGCAGCGAGGTACTGACACACAGGGGAATGGGACTCGTATGCGACGTCTTCAACCCTGATAAGCTCAAGGAACTGGAGGGTAACGTTGGAATAGGACACGTGCGCTACTCAACCACCGGCGAATCAAGGATTGAGAATTCTCAGCCATTCTGGAGCGAATTTCAGGGAGGCAAAATTGCAATAGCCCACAATGGGGACATCATAAACTCCATGGAACTCCGGGAGGAACTCGAGGAGGAGGGTCACAGCTTTGTCTCAACGACGGACTCAGAGGTCATCTGCCACCTCCTCAGCAGGGAATACGATGAGAAACCCAACATGATATACGCCATAAAGAAGGTTTCAGAGCAGCTGGTGGGATCATACTCCCTGGTGGTGCTCCTGAACCAGGACCTGTACGTTGTCAGGGACCCTGTGGGTATAAAGCCACTGGCCTTTGCAAGGAAGGGCAGCACCCAGATCGTGGCCTCGGAGACCGTGGCCTTTGATGTTATAGGTGCCGAGCATGTCAGGGACGTCCAGCCAGGGGAGATACTCCACCTCAACAGGGGCAAATCCTACTGGGTTGCAAACGCCCCCAACACCCGGAGGGCCCACTGCATGTTCGAGTACGTCTACTTTGCAAGGCCAGACAGTGTAATCGACGGCCGAAACGTATACAGGGTCCGCCTCAATATTGGGGAGGCCCTCTACAGGGAGCACCCAGCCAATGCAGACGTGGTTGTACCCGTGCCGGACTCATCCATCCCGGCGGCCATAGGGTACTCACGGGCCTCAGGGATACCCTACGGTGAGGGCCTCATAAAGAACAGGTACGTGGGTCGCACATTCATAATGCCAACCCAGGAGGAACGTGAAACAGCGGTTAAGCTCAAGATGAACCCCATAAGGTCTGAACTTGAGGGTAAACGCATAGTACTCATCGATGACAGTATAGTGAGGGGTACAACCTCGAGGGCACTCATTGACATCATAAGGGATGCCGGGGCAGAGGAGATACATCTGAGGATTGGTTGTCCGCCCATAAAGTCTCCATGCTATTATGGCATAGCAATGGCAACGAGGAAGGAGCTCATAGCATCCAGCAGGAACGTTGAGGAGATAAGGAGGATAATAGGTGTTGATTCCCTGGGCTACCTGAGCATCGAGTCCCTGGTCGAGTGTATAGGCATAAAGAAGGGCTTCCTTTGCACGGGATGCCTCGACGGAGACTACCCCACACCCCTCCCCTCAGATATAAGTGAATACGAGGCCATGAGGTCCTGCTCCAGGTGA
- a CDS encoding toprim domain-containing protein has protein sequence MDNKGPVDVRIIVEGASDVESVSRALQRVSLGAKYHITISSIVPTTSLEIALRAVEGADIVLIATDVDQTGRELADKFREALRGHVGHIERMKLPYGHDVEYLDPDLIREEIENAIIRAGLQTLTGIRSLSDMKERLGECQKKLDEAIAENTALRDENTRLQDEVEAGNERIESLRGELNQLEEKFRLLEEEYSKLETRFSELEDKELLETFSITDLWRETFGEEPDDLERIYFVTDHIKPEGIILGQGSIAAPSRDDAVEWLRIIKSALVFTEKDEESS, from the coding sequence ATGGATAATAAAGGCCCTGTTGATGTGCGGATAATTGTTGAGGGAGCCTCCGATGTTGAAAGCGTCTCGAGGGCGCTTCAGAGGGTGTCCCTCGGCGCCAAATACCATATAACAATATCATCCATAGTCCCAACAACAAGCCTCGAGATCGCCCTCAGGGCCGTTGAGGGTGCTGACATAGTCCTGATAGCAACTGATGTTGACCAGACAGGGCGGGAACTTGCAGATAAGTTCCGGGAAGCACTCAGGGGTCATGTTGGGCACATTGAACGGATGAAACTCCCCTACGGTCATGACGTGGAATACCTTGACCCTGACCTCATAAGGGAGGAAATAGAAAACGCCATCATAAGGGCCGGACTCCAGACACTCACAGGCATAAGGAGCCTCAGTGATATGAAGGAGAGGCTTGGGGAGTGTCAAAAGAAGCTGGATGAGGCAATCGCCGAGAACACTGCACTGAGGGATGAGAACACCCGGCTGCAGGATGAAGTCGAGGCAGGAAATGAAAGGATTGAATCCCTCAGGGGGGAACTGAATCAGCTTGAGGAGAAATTCCGCCTCCTGGAGGAAGAATACTCCAAACTCGAAACTCGTTTTTCTGAACTTGAAGATAAGGAACTTCTCGAGACCTTCTCAATCACGGACCTCTGGAGGGAAACCTTCGGAGAGGAACCCGATGACCTTGAGAGGATTTATTTTGTAACAGATCACATTAAACCCGAGGGCATAATCCTTGGGCAGGGCTCAATAGCGGCGCCATCAAGGGACGATGCGGTTGAGTGGCTCCGGATAATAAAATCGGCCCTGGTATTCACTGAAAAAGATGAAGAATCGTCCTAA
- a CDS encoding 50S ribosomal protein L37e — MKGTPSFGKRNKNLHIRCRRCGKNSYHVRKKVCAACGFGKSRRIRRYSWQNKKITGQRLK, encoded by the coding sequence ATGAAAGGTACTCCATCATTTGGTAAGCGTAACAAGAATCTCCATATAAGATGCAGGAGATGCGGTAAAAACTCGTACCATGTACGTAAGAAGGTCTGCGCTGCATGCGGATTCGGCAAATCCCGCAGAATAAGGCGCTACAGCTGGCAGAACAAAAAAATTACAGGCCAAAGGTTGAAATAA
- a CDS encoding LSm family protein, translating into MSSQRVNVQRPLDALGNSLNSPVIIKLKGDREFRGVLKSFDLHMNLVLNDAEELEDGEVTRRLGTVLIRGDNIVYISP; encoded by the coding sequence GTGAGTTCACAGAGAGTTAACGTACAGAGACCACTCGATGCCCTTGGCAATTCACTGAATTCCCCTGTGATCATAAAACTCAAGGGTGACAGGGAGTTCAGGGGAGTTCTAAAGAGCTTCGACCTCCACATGAACCTCGTGCTGAACGATGCAGAGGAGCTGGAGGACGGAGAGGTCACAAGAAGGCTTGGGACCGTCCTTATACGTGGAGATAACATAGTGTACATATCCCCGTAG
- a CDS encoding DUF1947 domain-containing protein gives MTVKIRKRYHIKKKKLKEIREEIGDYSPLIPEKATVEIIETDDNNIILVNGEPLLMFIDDRVVPTLRGALKMEIERGYVVVDMGAVRFLANGADVMSPGIVDADPEISRNDTVVVVDERNRRPLAVGISLISGPEMVENDSGKAVRTIHHIGDAIWELEV, from the coding sequence GTGACTGTGAAGATCAGGAAGAGGTACCATATAAAGAAGAAGAAGCTTAAGGAGATCAGGGAGGAGATTGGAGACTACTCCCCCCTGATACCTGAAAAGGCCACGGTTGAAATCATTGAAACAGATGATAACAATATCATACTTGTCAACGGGGAGCCCCTCCTCATGTTCATTGATGACAGGGTTGTGCCGACCCTCAGGGGTGCCCTGAAGATGGAAATAGAGAGGGGATATGTTGTCGTTGACATGGGTGCCGTCAGGTTCCTTGCAAACGGGGCCGACGTCATGAGCCCGGGTATAGTTGACGCCGACCCTGAGATATCCAGGAACGACACGGTGGTTGTGGTGGATGAGAGAAACCGAAGACCCCTTGCAGTGGGCATAAGCCTTATAAGTGGACCTGAGATGGTTGAAAATGATTCAGGAAAGGCTGTCAGGACCATCCACCACATCGGAGACGCCATCTGGGAACTGGAGGTCTAG
- the arfB gene encoding 2-amino-5-formylamino-6-ribosylaminopyrimidin-4(3H)-one 5'-monophosphate deformylase, producing MVELNLDAGNIISEDVHRVGILALGSHLENHGPALPIDTDAKIASYVALEAALRTGARFLGVLYAATEFPYVKHGIHMARDELVERELKPVLRKARRLLNLDAAVIVNGHGGNNLEDCMEDLGDELGLEIAWNNRIVEIEGPHAGSGELSAGIILGIADLRRLDECRPELYPEIGMIGLREAREANREIDRAARICEREGVNPDPVLGQRILDDAIESVMADVKDLLEIIVEI from the coding sequence TTGGTTGAGCTGAACCTTGATGCCGGGAACATAATCTCAGAGGATGTCCACAGGGTGGGGATACTGGCACTGGGGTCACACCTCGAGAACCATGGCCCGGCACTCCCCATCGACACCGATGCAAAGATAGCATCCTACGTGGCCCTTGAGGCAGCCCTCAGGACCGGTGCAAGGTTCCTGGGTGTTCTATATGCTGCGACAGAGTTTCCCTACGTTAAACACGGCATACACATGGCCCGGGATGAACTTGTTGAGAGGGAACTTAAACCCGTCCTGAGGAAGGCCAGAAGGCTTCTAAACCTTGATGCCGCTGTCATTGTAAACGGTCACGGAGGAAACAACCTGGAGGACTGCATGGAGGACCTTGGAGATGAACTGGGCCTTGAAATCGCCTGGAACAACAGGATAGTTGAGATTGAGGGGCCGCACGCAGGTAGCGGTGAACTGTCCGCAGGCATCATACTCGGTATCGCGGATCTGAGGCGCCTTGATGAATGCAGACCCGAACTCTACCCTGAAATTGGAATGATAGGCCTGAGAGAGGCCCGTGAAGCCAACAGGGAAATAGATAGGGCTGCCAGGATATGTGAAAGGGAGGGTGTGAACCCTGACCCTGTTCTGGGCCAGAGGATACTTGATGATGCAATTGAAAGTGTCATGGCTGATGTTAAAGATCTCCTGGAGATTATAGTGGAAATCTAG